In Pseudophryne corroboree isolate aPseCor3 chromosome 3, aPseCor3.hap2, whole genome shotgun sequence, a genomic segment contains:
- the LOC135054834 gene encoding uncharacterized protein LOC135054834, which produces MEKVTSKPDRPTKGKTASVVYFSCSQCGSKLAKGSSDAGTLCASCSGASVTDQQGGSADQPTPPWVKNMVDAISDLRQSRETESARTQVEPLWAQNMGKCLTDLTQSLNKFVNAASSSTATKRSQPLPAIAFPGEEADTLASPLEEGEVDPEWDEVSAWEDEEPSTSSGVRLLIEAIRQTLNIQDTVVEETPSPFFKRQKRQVTAFPSYSHFADILKEPWLKPDSRFQAPKKLRFLYPFTEEDTKFWETAPKVDAPISHLAKATVIPSVQSVTLKDATDRKIEALLKSMFSLSGVSLRPVLASAWVLKAVDEWLAQVVSGMQSDDPSEAIHVAEQISEALTYVGEALLDSVALQTRVSALTVSARRSLWLRVWNADSDSKQTLTAVPFEDSQEGALSEEEDIRLFADRPVSLPTNLRHDVSGPLEGSMKVGARLLQFREVWLLSKPDRWVMGVISRGYMLDFEETVPTRLFITPLPDDPSRRQALLQAITNLLQNGVIIPVPSHQRGRGFYSGLFLVDKPDGSFRPILNLKALNPYLSTQKFKMESIRSIIAAMEPGEYLASIDIKDAYLHVPIWIGHQSLLRFAIGPEHFQFQALPFGLSTAPRVFTKVLGHVVAVLRCQRVNITPYLDDLLVKAPSAEILTQNLQLTMETLQSFGWIINFPKSSLLPSQKMIFLGLLFDTNSQKVFLPADKIQDLQSRIRTLLHLPVVSVLRCMQVLGKMVSSFEAVPYARFHARPLQTQILNCWTRTEPRLELQLIRLSIKTRQSLHWWLHSHNLKKGAPFTIWSWMMVTTDASLSGWGAVFQTHHFQGRWSNQESKLQINILELRAIRYALIRIQTMVQGQPVRVQSDNATAVAYINKQGGTRSWSTMREVAQILAWAERWVPVISAIHIPGVENWEADFLSRHTIHPGEWELHQEVFLSLVDRWGMPDIDLMASRLNAKLPHYGARTQDPQAILIDALTAPWQFQLGYVFPPIPLIPRLLQRIRREGLAVILVTPDWPRRQWYTLLRSMVVGDPFRLPLRPDLLLQGPCRHPDLHRMALTAWLLNPRF; this is translated from the exons ATGGAAAAAGTGACTAGTAAACCGGACAGACCTACAAAGGGAAAAACGGCCTCGGTAGTTTATTtttcctgctctcagtgtggctcaaaGCTGGCTAAAGGTAGTTCTGACGCAGGTACCTTAtgtgcttcatgctctggtgcatcagTGACAGATCAGCAGGGAGGTTCCGCAGATCAGCCGACGCCCCCATGGGTTAAAAACATGGTGGACgccatttcagatttgcgtcaaTCTAGGGAGACTGAATCTGCTCGGACTCAGGTGGAGCCTTTATGGGCCCAAAATATGGGAAAGTGCCTCACTGATTTAACTCAATCTTTGAATAAGTTTGTAAATGCTGCCAGCAGTTCGACTGCTACTAAACGATCGCAGCCGTTACCTGCTATAGCATTTCCAGGTGAGGAGGCGGACACCCTGGCATCTccattggaggagggggaggtagatcctgaatgggatgaagtttcggcttgggaagatgaggaaccttctactagttcaggtgttagattgttaatagaagccattcgtcagactcttaatattcaggacaCGGTGGTAGAGGAAACTCCTTCCCCCTTCTTCAAACGACAAAAGAGACAGGTTACGGCCTTCCCTTCTTAttctcactttgcggatattttaaaagaaccctggcttaaaccggattctcgttttcaggcgcctaaaaagttaagatttctatatccttttacagaggaaGATACGAAATTTTGGGAGACGGCCCCTAAGGTAGATGCTCCTATTTCACAtctagcaaaagctacggttattccgtcgGTACAGTCTGTGACCTTAAAAGACGCTACTGATAGAAAGAttgaagcattactaaaatctatgttttctttatcaggtgtttctctccgtccagtactggcgagtgcctgggtacttaaggccgtggatgaatggcttGCACAGGTGGTATCGGGAATGCAGTCGGATGATCCGTCGGAAGCCATTCACGTAGCGGAACAGATTTCGGAGGCACTCACTTATGTGGGTGAAGCCTTGTTGGATTCGGTTGCGCTACAGACCCgggtttcagccttgacagtatctGCAAGACGCTCTTTGTGGCTtagagtttggaatgctgattctgactcAAAGCAAACATTGACGGCTGTGCCTTTTGAAG ATTCCCAAGAAGGGGCTCTTTCAGAGGAAGAGGATATCAGGCTAttcgcagaccggccagtaagcctgccgacaaacctGAGGCATGACGTCTCAGGTCCCCTGGAGGGATCAATGAAGGTTGGGGCCCGGTTACTTcagttcagggaagtgtggctcctatcgaaaccggatcggtgggtaatgggggtcatttccagaggatatatgttggatttcgaagagacggtcccaacccgactattcataacacctctcccagacgatccctccagacggCAAGCTCTTCTTCAGGCAATCACAAAcctcttacaaaatggagtaatcattccggttccCTCTCATCAAAGGGGGCGGGGGttttactcaggtctttttcttgtggacaagccggatggttcgtttcggcccattctgaatctgaaggctctcaacccgtatctctcaacccaaaaattcaagatggaatccattcgctcaattatcgccgccatggagccaggggaatatttggcttcaatagacataaaagacgcctacttacatgtcccgatttggATAGGGCATCAGTCTCTGCTGAGATTTGCAATCGGGCCGgagcattttcagtttcaagctcttccctttggtctttctacggctccccgagtttttacAAAGGTCTTAGGCCATGTAGTCGCAGTTCTTCGTTGCCAaagggtcaacatcactccatatttggacgacctgttggtcaaggcaccgtcagcggagattctcactcagaacctgcagTTAACAATGGAGACTCTACAatcgttcgggtggataatcaactttccaaagtcaTCTCTACTCCCTTCTCAGAAGATgatttttctgggacttttattcgacaccaacagccagaaggtgtttcttcctgcggacaagattcaggatctgcagtcgagaatccgaaccctgttacacttaccagtagtgtcggtcctcagatgtatgcaggtgttgggcaaaatggtatcctccttcgaggcagttccatatgccagatttcatgcccgtccTCTTCAAACgcagattctcaactgttggactcggacggaaccacgtctcgaattgcagttgatccgcttgtcgataaagactcgtcagtctcttcactggtggcttcacagtcacaatttgaAAAAGGGTGCACCGTTCACaatctggtcttggatgatggtcaccacggacgcaagcctcagtggttggggggcagttttccagactcatcacttccagggacgctggagcaatcaggagtcaaaattgcaaatcaacattctggaactaagggcgattCGGTATGCACTCATTCGCATTCAAACCATGGTGCAGGGTCAACCAGTTCGggtgcagtccgacaatgccaccgcagtggcttacatcaacaaacagggaggaactcgcagttggTCCACAATGAGAGAGGTCGCTCAGATCCTCGCGTGGGCGGAACGCTGGGTTCCGGTGATCTCCGCGATCCACATTCCAggagtcgaaaactgggaagcagactttttgagtcgtcacacgattcatccgggggaatgggaacttcatcaggaagtgtttctctctctagtggatcgatggggaatgccagacatagacctgatggcgtctcgcctcaacgcgaAACTTCCTCACTACGGAGCAAGGACTCAGGATCCACAGGCAATCCTGATCGATGCTCTTACTGCCCCATGGcaatttcaactgggatatgtgtttccgccaATCCCACTGATTCCGcgtctactccaacgcattcggcgagagggtctcgcagtgattctagtgactccagattggccgcgtcgacaatggtacactcttctgcgcagtATGGTAGTCGGAGATCCCTTTCGTctacctctgcgaccagatctgcttcttcaagggccttgtcgccacccagatttacatcggatggctttgacggcttggctcttgaatccaagattttga